A portion of the Acidobacteriaceae bacterium genome contains these proteins:
- a CDS encoding ATP-binding cassette domain-containing protein — translation MNAIVDLQHVFVARGASVILNDVSVRIESGEHVVILGPNGCGKSTLLKTITCELYPLTLSEDSAERMLGTRTPPKTSVEIMGRPRWDLTELKRRMGIVSAELPGKQTLTTTGFDAILTGFFSSSTLWPNLTVTDEMRQKAEEILTLVGAEKLREKFVGEMSAGQQRRVMIGRAIAGNRGVGNSGDPKMLLLDEPTNALDLAAQQDLRDLLRELASQGTAILLITHHVADIIPEMQRVVMMREGRIVADASKAELLTEAKLTELFGRQIQMSEREGYFNAW, via the coding sequence ATGAACGCGATTGTTGATTTGCAGCATGTCTTTGTGGCGCGCGGAGCGTCGGTGATTTTGAACGACGTAAGCGTACGGATTGAGTCCGGCGAGCACGTCGTGATTCTGGGCCCGAACGGCTGCGGCAAGTCCACGCTGCTGAAGACGATCACCTGCGAGCTCTATCCGCTGACGTTGAGCGAAGACAGCGCAGAGCGCATGCTCGGCACGCGGACTCCGCCAAAAACCAGCGTCGAGATCATGGGGCGCCCGCGGTGGGACCTCACCGAGCTAAAGCGTCGCATGGGGATCGTGAGCGCGGAACTGCCGGGTAAGCAGACGCTGACAACCACCGGTTTTGACGCGATCCTCACCGGCTTTTTTTCGTCATCAACTCTCTGGCCGAACCTGACGGTGACAGATGAAATGCGCCAGAAGGCCGAAGAGATTCTTACGCTCGTTGGTGCGGAGAAGCTCCGCGAAAAGTTTGTCGGAGAGATGAGTGCCGGCCAGCAACGGCGCGTGATGATCGGGCGTGCCATCGCCGGCAATCGCGGCGTGGGTAACTCCGGCGATCCAAAGATGCTCCTGCTCGATGAACCCACGAACGCTCTCGATCTAGCTGCACAACAAGACCTTCGCGATCTCCTGCGTGAGCTTGCCTCACAGGGAACTGCGATTCTGCTCATCACGCATCATGTTGCTGACATCATCCCGGAGATGCAGCGCGTCGTGATGATGCGTGAAGGACGCATCGTTGCCGACGCATCGAAAGCGGAACTCCTGACGGAGGCAAAGCTGACAGAACTCTTTGGCCGTCAAATTCAGATGAGCGAAAGAGAGGGATACTTCAATGCGTGGTAG
- a CDS encoding carboxypeptidase regulatory-like domain-containing protein, which translates to MKFPVRGCVNAAPCLTGAEKLVKSCSQAFLVCMMLLMAMTLDVGRASAQAQGTGSIYGSVVDPSGAFVAGATVVAAEPNKGVMRTVATSKSGEFVFPSLPIGVYTVTVTGSGFQTYIADSITVDADAEVKIVSKMVVGDARETVQVDAEGTALDTRSATLGALIDNKLVEDLPIDGRNVVALASLLPGVTDLNAPSTNTGDKTGSSYSVSGSRSSQNLQLFDGLMWNNLFFNTGIQFPPPNGLQEISVLLNNFKAQYGRNAGSVFNVVTKQGTNTIHGAVWEYLQNQMFNASDYITQRNPENNINTFGFTIGGPIKRDKLFGQITFQSIVQRLVQTGITPSQSAANRGYMADYSTPYPCSSSGPAYSTTRCADFTDQSGATTKFYNPYVFASSSGLQASSSDAISMLSSAYSQAGGTGTNPCFTDLQTAATWAATHNYFDGKIHSDFLPNAQVPATCLNPVVEKLLKKYVGLPNTTTVTGRVNVSQAPLPRNEKNFTVRGDWIVTSHHTIDMRYNMINSDDLLASGVSSSTSLGIAGVVPSRDHALSNFGNIGDTWVITPNILNVLRLGYKRYSFASPPADNTTWNDLGGNFTEPGTPTLPVVSASNQYTLGNTGQANATVINENIEGYDQISWTRGSHQLQFGVNYLRLQYLNRTDYPGSLSFSSTFTGFSYADEAMGLLTSVRANSPLVQGGVQNGIFSYIQDDWRATPRLTLNLGARYELPFQWYQPNGYSSTFIAGHQSARFPNAIGGLAFPGDPGVQKSLVPTDFNGIVPRIGVAYDVFGNGKLSLRAGFGMFFDQINANVIGVGEPFYFQIFKNLPPGGASVPLSSYGTNGSILQIPNGYNPQNPQFFAPYTLFYPDRNFRTPYYEAMNIGFQARVTKTARVEVNYVGKLGRKQTMAVDQNPAIYDCTGGYFQANPDLYCNSANTTSNPNTKGSIPQRLRYTPFNYGGAGLVDYQSSGSSNYNGLQVMWSQRGGKLLNVTASYTYSKSIDMATDGKAQSGQATTIPYVFDVSRERSVSDFDAKHIFNMGWSLNLPNRKGGNGLLKAVVNNWTFAGTFNARTGKPFNITTNATTIYAEPKSRPALLPGANPNLPSDRHRTDKIKQWFNTYAFAYPSADLHDSIPRNFLRGPGYLLTNMSVSRQFPLASIREGMRFQFRAEAFNVWNTPNLQNPTAQYSCSANVAGTTASAPLQQCASFGNNTYGVVQSTYGTNGNTSANGRKMQFSGTLYF; encoded by the coding sequence GTGAAGTTTCCGGTGCGTGGATGTGTGAACGCAGCGCCATGTCTGACAGGTGCTGAAAAATTGGTGAAGTCCTGCTCGCAGGCTTTTCTGGTCTGCATGATGCTGCTGATGGCCATGACGTTGGACGTTGGCCGAGCCTCGGCGCAGGCCCAGGGAACTGGATCTATTTATGGTTCGGTAGTTGATCCAAGCGGCGCGTTCGTCGCTGGTGCGACCGTTGTGGCAGCAGAGCCAAATAAGGGTGTCATGCGAACCGTCGCGACCAGCAAGTCGGGCGAGTTCGTCTTTCCGTCACTGCCAATCGGCGTCTATACGGTCACGGTTACGGGCTCCGGCTTTCAGACTTATATCGCCGACTCGATCACCGTCGACGCAGACGCTGAAGTGAAGATCGTCTCGAAGATGGTGGTGGGTGACGCGCGAGAAACCGTTCAGGTCGACGCCGAAGGCACGGCTCTGGATACTCGTTCTGCGACACTTGGTGCGCTGATCGATAACAAGCTCGTCGAAGATCTGCCGATTGATGGGCGCAACGTCGTTGCGCTTGCCAGCTTGCTGCCCGGCGTTACGGATCTGAACGCGCCTTCGACCAACACCGGAGACAAAACGGGATCGAGTTACTCGGTTTCGGGTTCGCGTAGCTCGCAAAATCTGCAGCTTTTCGACGGCTTGATGTGGAACAACCTGTTCTTCAACACAGGCATTCAGTTCCCGCCGCCCAATGGCCTGCAGGAAATTTCTGTTCTGCTGAATAATTTCAAAGCGCAGTACGGTCGTAACGCAGGCTCGGTCTTCAATGTGGTGACCAAGCAGGGAACAAATACGATTCACGGCGCTGTGTGGGAGTATCTGCAGAACCAGATGTTCAACGCTTCGGATTACATTACGCAGCGTAATCCTGAGAACAATATCAACACCTTCGGCTTCACGATTGGTGGTCCGATCAAGCGGGACAAGCTTTTCGGCCAGATCACGTTTCAGTCCATCGTGCAGCGTCTGGTGCAGACCGGCATCACGCCTTCGCAATCCGCAGCCAACCGGGGTTACATGGCGGACTACTCCACCCCGTACCCATGCAGTTCGAGCGGTCCGGCGTACTCAACAACGCGCTGCGCGGACTTCACGGATCAGTCTGGCGCAACAACAAAGTTCTACAACCCTTATGTCTTCGCCAGCTCAAGCGGTTTGCAGGCGTCCTCCTCCGATGCCATCAGCATGTTGAGCTCGGCTTACTCTCAGGCGGGTGGAACTGGAACCAACCCTTGCTTTACCGATCTGCAGACAGCTGCAACCTGGGCTGCGACGCACAACTACTTCGACGGCAAGATTCACTCAGACTTTTTGCCGAACGCGCAAGTGCCCGCGACCTGCTTGAACCCGGTCGTTGAAAAGCTTCTGAAGAAGTATGTCGGTCTGCCGAATACGACGACAGTAACCGGTCGGGTGAACGTATCGCAGGCTCCTCTGCCTCGGAACGAGAAGAACTTCACCGTTCGTGGCGACTGGATTGTCACGTCTCACCACACCATTGATATGCGTTACAACATGATCAACTCGGACGATCTGCTGGCCTCGGGCGTAAGTAGTTCTACGAGCCTGGGTATTGCTGGCGTAGTACCCAGCCGTGACCATGCGCTTTCGAACTTCGGCAATATCGGCGACACCTGGGTCATCACGCCCAATATCCTGAACGTCCTTCGCCTGGGTTATAAGCGTTACTCGTTTGCAAGCCCGCCTGCGGACAACACCACGTGGAACGACCTCGGGGGAAACTTTACGGAGCCCGGCACGCCAACACTTCCCGTCGTCAGCGCGTCGAACCAATACACCCTGGGCAACACTGGGCAGGCGAATGCCACGGTGATCAACGAGAACATTGAAGGCTACGATCAGATCTCCTGGACAAGGGGTTCTCATCAACTGCAGTTCGGTGTGAACTACCTTCGCCTGCAGTACCTCAACCGCACGGATTACCCAGGATCGCTTTCGTTCTCGTCCACGTTCACCGGCTTCTCTTATGCTGACGAAGCGATGGGTCTTCTGACCAGCGTGCGTGCAAACAGCCCCCTTGTTCAGGGCGGTGTCCAGAACGGCATCTTCAGCTACATACAGGATGACTGGCGCGCCACACCAAGGTTGACACTGAATCTGGGAGCTCGTTATGAGCTGCCGTTCCAGTGGTATCAGCCGAATGGGTACTCTTCCACCTTCATCGCAGGGCATCAGTCGGCTCGCTTCCCCAACGCAATCGGTGGCCTGGCCTTTCCTGGTGACCCGGGAGTACAGAAGTCGCTGGTTCCGACAGACTTCAACGGCATCGTGCCCCGTATCGGCGTTGCTTATGACGTCTTTGGGAATGGCAAGCTCTCGCTGCGTGCTGGCTTCGGCATGTTCTTCGACCAGATCAATGCCAACGTGATCGGCGTAGGCGAACCGTTCTACTTCCAGATCTTCAAGAACCTTCCTCCGGGCGGCGCCTCTGTCCCGTTGTCGTCCTACGGCACGAACGGCTCGATCCTGCAGATTCCGAACGGCTACAACCCGCAGAATCCGCAGTTCTTTGCTCCGTATACGTTGTTCTACCCTGACCGCAACTTCCGTACGCCGTACTACGAAGCGATGAACATCGGCTTCCAGGCACGCGTTACCAAGACGGCACGCGTCGAGGTGAACTACGTCGGCAAGCTTGGCCGCAAGCAGACCATGGCCGTCGATCAGAACCCAGCCATCTACGACTGCACGGGAGGATACTTCCAGGCCAACCCTGATCTGTACTGCAACTCGGCCAACACAACCTCGAACCCGAATACGAAGGGCAGCATTCCGCAACGCCTGCGCTACACGCCGTTCAACTACGGTGGCGCTGGCCTGGTGGATTACCAGTCGTCGGGCTCTTCGAACTACAACGGTCTGCAGGTGATGTGGTCGCAGCGTGGTGGCAAGCTGTTGAACGTGACGGCGTCGTATACCTACTCGAAGTCCATTGATATGGCGACCGACGGCAAGGCGCAGTCCGGCCAGGCCACGACCATTCCTTATGTTTTTGATGTATCGCGTGAGCGTAGCGTCTCTGACTTCGACGCGAAGCACATCTTTAACATGGGGTGGTCGTTGAACCTGCCGAACCGCAAGGGCGGCAATGGCTTGCTGAAAGCTGTGGTGAATAACTGGACCTTCGCTGGTACGTTCAACGCACGCACCGGAAAGCCGTTCAACATCACAACCAATGCCACAACGATTTATGCAGAGCCTAAATCGCGTCCTGCACTGTTGCCGGGTGCAAATCCAAACCTGCCTTCGGATCGTCATCGTACAGACAAGATCAAGCAGTGGTTCAACACCTATGCGTTCGCCTATCCATCCGCCGATCTGCATGATTCGATTCCGCGTAACTTCCTGCGTGGTCCTGGTTATCTTCTGACAAACATGTCGGTCAGCCGTCAGTTCCCGCTGGCAAGCATTCGTGAAGGAATGCGGTTCCAGTTCCGTGCGGAAGCATTCAACGTCTGGAACACACCGAATCTGCAGAACCCAACCGCGCAGTACTCGTGCTCTGCCAATGTGGCCGGTACAACCGCATCCGCTCCCTTGCAGCAGTGCGCATCCTTCGGCAACAACACCTATGGTGTCGTGCAGTCGACGTATGGCACAAACGGAAACACCTCGGCCAACGGCCGTAAGATGCAGTTCTCCGGAACGCTGTACTTCTAA